AATTTACGTTTAGCTTCGATGTGAATCCAAATGAGAACGGGTCATAGTACTCAAAGAAATTCTTCAgtgttattaaaatatacattGTATAAAAATCCGTTTTTATGAAGCTGATAAACCCTTCTGACCACCAACTGAAACTCGGCTGATATATGGTTAGAACTCCTACAACATCATTAGCTCTATTACCTACTATTACTCTAATTATTACCTGTGTATATTAATCTGAACTTAGTATAAAATCCTTCAAATTGGTTATATAAAAGAATGCGATATGTCAGCCACTGCGTGATCCACGAGCACAACGTTGAAATTATCATGCCtacatataattttaacactattaacactggtaacaaaatttataaGACAAAACTAATGGTCtgatattaatactattactaattacactattaacactaCCAATACTGTAAATTAGATAACTTACTTATGAGtatcattaaatttattatcaatgACGAGTCTCTTCCAAAATCCGACAAGTACACAAACGAGTGAATGATTGTCAGAACTGTGATAATCGAGAAGAATGGGATTGTGTACTTCAATTTCCTTATATTTGGCACGTTCCTCACATACGATATATGATTTCCCACAACACAAAATGAGTATAGCAACAAACTCGATATAAAATACAGTGAAATTAGTGTTAGCCCTATAGACGTGCTATTCAAGTTCTTCATTGTATCTCTAAACAGGTTAGACTTATTCATGTAGTCCATCAACGATTGCACTACCATACATCTTCTTGTACATGTGATAAGTTCCAAATTCTTCTTACTGTTCTCACAGAGCTTAAGAAGATCAACTCTGTCATTTTCCTTctttttacatattaaaCAACACATACAACAATTTCCAGAGCACTCCTTAGTACAACAAGCACACTTACTAGTACATTCTTGAGCACATTTATCACAACAAACACAACACTGACCATTCTGCTTAGTTGCATCACAACAATCACATTTCCCATTTTTAGCTTGACAAGCTTCACAACATATACAGCATATGCAACACTTTTTACCAGAAGTGCCAACAGCCGGACAACTACAACCGCCAGAATCCGATGGACAACACAAACAACATATACAACACTTGCAACCGTTAGGAGGGGTCGGAGTAGTACAAGTACACGGATTTTTATCAGTTTTTTTACAACAACACGTACATTCGGTAGTAGTGGTAGTATTAGAACCAACTTCTTCAAGCTTAAATTCTCTGAAATAAGCTAGATGgaatattataattgaAAGAACTCCATCATATTCTGACAAATATTGTAGGCCTTTCAACATCATATCAAGTAAATCATTAATTCGAGTACTATACCTACAGCATTTACAATCCTCACTTTTTTGCTCTGTTTTACCATTACACTTACATGTTGATTGTTCACACAGGAACGGAGAACACATAAAAGGTCCAAAGTAACTGGCAAATAATCCAACTGCTCTAGTCATTGAAAGAGTTGGAAGTTCGGCTGCAAGGGATTCTTTGCTCTTCCccaaaataattttacacacttcaTTTTGCCTTTGATGTAACTTACAGACacatttaataaatttatagtacAATGTGCATACACATTTGCATTCTTTTTTGTCTTTTCCTTCTTTTTTTTCTTCTACCTCACAGGGTTCGGGACATTTACATTTGCATAAAAAACATATAACTGCTTTAGTTAAGTCTACTGCTATTTTCCGCATAAGCTCAAAtatcaataaaaattcatcTGCTATCCTTACATACACCAGAATAGATAACAATTCAATCACGTACTTTTCCAGAATGGATAATGAAACTTCATTAGTTCTGGAAACAATCAAATTGTCTTCTAAATCGGGAGAAGTGGAGATCTCTTGCAACAACTGTTTTGCTTCGTGAGAACAAGTGACCAAAATGCCATAAACAAATGTTCTATAATGATGATATTTAGACATATCACAGGCGTCAcaattttcaataaatttacattctTCATCAGTAAAACATTTATCAAGACATGGACTAAAGCAACCACATTTTTTCTGATTTTCCTTGGAACAGCAATTTTTCAAACAGTTTAAACAACAATTAGATTTTTTACTACTAGGTTGGGTTGATGTTGCAGAACACGGACATGTAGAAGAACCTGATGTTGCTGGTCCACAACCACAATTGGTACCAGGTGTTGCTTCACAACAATGAAAAATATCAGGAATCAGGCACAACACTTCATTACACTGATTGATTACACATGTTATTTCCCACATTAACAAATGTTTCGCATCCACAATCTCCAAATATTCGTCCTGAAGGGTCTTATGGTCCAAACAATCATCGTCTACATTTGAAAAATCAGTACCACCTCTAATCCTGGATATTTTCATCTTCACTGAGGTAACATTCATTAACCGGGCACTGTCAACGCAGTCATAAACCTCCCAAGGAATCCAAAACCCATGCTGTAAATAACACCATGGCTGCATACCTCTAAATAACCGAATGTTAATGGCATTATTAGACATCAGATCCTCAGCCATTCCCTTATCTAAAACCACATCAGGATTTGACTCgtgtgtaatttttaaaattttacaaatcaAATCATAAAAGGTGTACGGCAATCCGCTTTTcttgtgtaaatttataatcttgactaaaattaaaatgtaagaagcaaaagtaaaaataagcgatgttaaaaattgaatGTGTTCGAGGTTGAGTGCCTCAAgtgaatttaaatcattaataACTGACAATGTAAGATTGTTAAGAATGGGTGAAAACGACCAACTCAGTGAACCCATAATGAATACCCAACGACTTTTAGAGTATAATACATTCCTAATGGATCGGTTAGTGAACTTAGCTGCAGAGATTTCATCTTCTGGGCTATATGGTAATCTAGATATCAAAAATGATGTTATCAGTGTGATTACAGCAAACACCACAAATAACCTATTAAACAACTTCAAACCAGGATAGTTCTCATCTTCGGATATTTTCAAGTCACCGCTCAGTTGTAATATGAGTTTAACAAGTAGACCTGAGGTGAAAGATCCGCAGAGGAATATGAGCAGGCTTAGTGTATTATTATCgtcatatttattatagGAGCCTTcgaaaatatatttaattgttGCTATCATAAGCCCGTTAGAAACCAGCGATATGCAGAAGACTGGAATCAATGCGAATTTGCCCACCAGAATAAAGTTGTTAGACAACATGTAAATGTATATAGAAACTAAGAAATACAGGATAAACAACAGCCAATGCCAATCTGAGCATACTACACTAGATCcatattttattgaaaCTGCGCAGACCACGATTCCGATAACTAGATTAAATCTTCTTAAAAAGAAGGAAATCGTTTGCGAATCGTAACTTGTGGTACCTAGGAATCGTAGAAACACATACGATTCCAAATCCACCACAGAGTTGATAATCATACAGCTCAATCCGGCCATAAAGAATGCCAGATGAGTTTCATATCTAGAATATTCACTGGTTCCCCTCATTATCTCAATAAAATATAGATATACTTACTATACCCATTTATTTGGTTTACCTTTTAAAATCTATAGTAATGTACATTACATTAAGCTCCTTTGTATtgaaagtttaaaattattactacaTTTGAAGACTTCattatatgataaaataaaactttaaaactttattaataccgattttatattttacagttgAATAACCTATTCTTCAGTGAAATTTAGAGAATGCTCAGGGAGAGTTAaactaaaaaaataaaaaccAAAATCCAAAAATCACAAATTAacaaacattaaatatcctttcaaattttaaaactacTTGTTAcatcattatttaattttaaaaatgtgtaaatttaaaaccaAAGATTAGAACgtttaaaatcatcaacTAGTTGTTTAAAACTGTTTGAACAAGGCCAAATGTATATAGATCACTGTGAATATTATAAGAAAccaatattttacatataaaatcaactaccttttaatattacataatatataccAATTGTTACAATTCAATTCTCACGGCACTACAACTACAATGAATTCAGCCTAAaatttcttcattttttaattttattattaaatttatctaaatgttatattttatttaaaatattttaatatcatctctaaattatttaatttctaCAAACTTATAAGTAGAATCTCTTTCTTGGAATAAAACAAACCAATATACAAAGTTCTAACCATATACAAAAATGTACAGAACATATAATTTCTAtacttatataattatttttagtatcaaattaattagaTAGTCTATGGGCCAGTGATAGTATTTCCAACTTTATGTCCGAGAGGTGGGATAATTCCGTCATGATTCTGGAGCAGTCGTctgaaaatttatcaaatttggTGAAATCTAGGTTCTGTTTCTTTGCCAAATCGACAAGCTTGTCAAAAGAGTCCGCAAAGGTCTCTTTTAAATCCTCGACAGAAAAGATTTGTGAGCACTCAGAATACAAATCAGTTATCGTTTTAATCACCAGGTTAACATCCTCTGTTGGATCCTCAGATTGTGTGTTATCCTGAAGGTCTGTGTACTTGAACACCCAGTTAATCAAGTGGATTTTGATCTGtgaaaatataaagtttGAAAGGAGCTCAGCGGACTTCTTCCTCAGTATCTTCGCTTCCATAACACAGTTCTCTGCATTTATTCCTAAAACTAACAATAAATCATAGTTCTTTGTATCGTCTTCTTCAGATTTACCAGTTTTTTGTGTGTGGAAAGAGAGATTTCTTATTTTAAGTGGAATTGAAAACGTAAAGAAATCAAGGGTCTGAATGATTAGACATAGTTTCTTCACACATAGATTCTTTTCAAGTTCATTTTCTATCAAAGTGCTAAAATATGCAAAAAGGTTTATTGACTTTGAAATGGAGGCACTTGACAGAAACGAAAACTTTTCTGAAATCCCAAAGTACACATCCAAATGTTCGTTTAGCCGAATGGATGAATGTATTAGGTTATAGGTTTTCCCTTCAAGTTCCAACTTTTCAAAAACATCCCAGGTTTCTTGGTTTAAGTCTTCGTGTACTTTAACCAAATTTTGCTCGAATACCAACTCTATATTCTTCTTAGATTCAGCACTTATGTACCTGTGCAGCACTTCCGTCAGAACCGACCCCAAATCCTTTTCAACAAACTGTAACGATACTCCATCTTGAAATTTGTGATACTTTAGGTGTTTTTTCAAAAGCTCAGTTAACATTTTTTCAGTAGCTTTAGGGCATTTTGTGTAATTCTTTACAGTTTCCTTATAAATCTTCTCTACCTCCTTAAGACTCAATACCACAGAATCTATATCAGTAACAGCTTCTCCACAAACTGTTTCAATCTTAAAACTTGAAAATAAGTTCTCCAAAGCTTTAACAAACACACCTTCCATCACAAAATATAGGTTTTCGTAATAATTACACAAGTCAGTTGCTATTTTATCTTCGGTTTCCGAAGACTTATTCTCATCATTTGCAGAATCACCATGATTATCAATATCAGTACTAGTTGACTGAGCATTAACATCACTGTTGCCAACAGATTCCTTGGTTTCTTCATCTAAATCagaatttatcaaaaactTCAGATACATTTCAGAGTAGGGACCAGATTTACAGGTCATTGGCAATTTTAACTggttttttaaaaactgtGTCGTTTCAGCTATTTTCTGATAATCTCGATTAATTCCGTCGGTAAAACTATcgtgtatttttaaaatcattttctTGCCTATCTCACTCGACTTGGACGAGTCTGGCAAATACTGCCCCTCTTTTTTGAACAGATACACACAGGTTAGTGAATTTAGTAGATGAAGCAGAAACAAATTAGAATGTTTAAATCCTCTTAGAACTTTATCCAGGTGTTCTTGAAACGAATCCATTGTGACTGGGGATTCAGTACTGTAGTTAATTGGTATTATTGGGGTGTTCTTAAGCGTCGAAAGTGTATCACTTATTGATCCTGAAATGGTCAAAACTATCAACACTGGTTCTATTTTTTCCAAAGTTGGTCTTAATTCCTTTTCGTATTTCTCCATGTCATCACAAGAATAACACTCTGTCAGTGCAAAAAATGTCAAGTCAATAAACTTTGCTTCTCCTACCTGTTCCAAATTACTAATTGTATCCTTCAAAACAAGCGAGACTGAGTTAGTGATTTTAAACTTCGAcaaatcattttcaaagtATTGTATTACTACATATGCAAAAATCCTCGCCAAGGCCATGTTGTTAATCTCAATAATTCCCTGAATGTACTCAGGTGTACAAGATATCCCTTTCAGCAGGTGCAAATAATCCAAAACTTCCAAAATTCTCTTCTTATACATCAATACTTCGTGTAAAGTATAAGATTTAGATTCACTTGTTTGAGAGTCCATTGATCTAGCTGAGGATGGTGATATATCATCTTGGTTTATCTTTGACTCTTTACTTTGACTATAGTTAACCGGTGAGTTGTAAATTCCTTTAAGATTATCAAAAATACTTCTAACATTTGAAATCTGGTCATTTACGTTAACAAATGAGGTTTTTAAGTCCTCTATGCAAACAAAAGACTGCCCAACGTGCTTAAGGTGTGTTCCAACCAACTCTCTCAACTGAGTGTTTATCTGCATCAACTGAGACTCAAGAAACTCTATAGATTCTGGGATCTTATCAAGTGTTTTGTTGAATATAATGTTTTcatgtatattatagtcATCTTCGAAGTACTCTCTTGAAACGTTATCAATACTACTCTCTACAAGTACACTTGGTGATTCGATGTTATCGGCTAATTTATcctttaaaatgttaaactCCGGACATTCTGAATAAATCTCTTCTATCTGGTTTAGGTAAACATTGAAATCTGACTCATATACTTTGGGAACGGTTTTTATATTCTTGGTAATATCCTCAAGGTTCTCAACGGTTGTTTTATTTCCTCTAATCATATCAAGAAGGTGCTTACCACTGTTCCCAAGATCATCAAGCAGTGTTGCATTTAATTTTGGTGGGCCCCAATCTATGGAGGCTATAGTTGCGATATTACTTGTAATTCCCAAACCCTTAAGTTGCTCATCCTTAATAATATAGGGTGAATCTAAGGGGTCAAACGGGTTCAAATTCGGGTCTTTAGAACTCTTTATATCCTCCTCTGGAGGTTCAGGTTTATTCTCATGGTTAGAGGTCACGTGTTGATTATCCTCCGCAGAACCAATGATATTCCTTAAAAATGGAGGTACTAACCAAACCATGTTTAACTAACATCTAagaaatttattaaacagtTTCCTATTTTACATtccatttattttttaaagataTTTATCTCCTTGATATATAGATTTGAAGTGaattaatcattttttcaaaaaattaaatctataaacttattttacaattcaaatgttttaatatttaaagaATCTACAAATTATAGACTCAAAAATAAGGTTAAAACTGGAAGAAGAATGGTCAGTGCACTCGGAGTATGAAATTTGAGGAGGTGTAAGGTTCATCAGTTTAAAcaacaattaaaataaacctaaaattaaattaatattattaaaatacaaaatgAGGAATTTTAAACAGACATacatgaaaaaataattaatattgtcCAAAGGCGTACCCTCATATTACATGTAACTCCCTTTATATGATCTATTATTTcgaatttttaatttttcagttATACATCAGtagatatattttaaaattgggAAATTCAGATAAATACTGTAATTTATGgcattttaattttgtagcATGTATTACTACAGTCAAAAAGTATGattgttatattttaagGAAAGACCATTTTAAAGCccatatttttcaaatttgaattaatatattttataaaacgACAAGTAAATCATTatagtttaatattttaagatCCATTAGATATTTCCTCATGGAATACTCGTTTGAAATTCATTCCTTCTAATTTCAGCAATGTCACTGTTTGCTTGTTATTCTCGGCCAAATATCCCCCGAGACCTTGTTCATTATAATAAGAAGGACCTGCAAAAACAGTATGTTAGCTTCGTTAAGAATAATTCCCATGAAGCATCAAGAGCAGCTTGCGAATCTTTTGTACAAAAATGCAGTATAAAAAACctaaatagtataataacaCTAGGACTATATGGAATccaaaataacaaattatcGGTTACAGTTAAGACCAATATCGTCCAGATGTTCGTCCTAATTTCAAAAGTCCGTGACTACAACTGCCTTCTTCTGTATAGATCCGATATtttgagtattttatacaaatatgCAATGGTTTTAAAGACTCGCCGCCCGTATTGCTTCGAGAAAGATGTCCCAATCTTAGAAGTTATTAGGTTTTCAGAGTATGTAGTCCACGTTATCGAGGAGTTCTCTAACTGCAACTCGTACGGTACACTTCCAGATGACGGAATACCAGTATATATTAAGAAGCTTTCAAACGAAGCAAAGAAGATCAAGTCGAAGTTGATGAAGAAGGGAGTGAAGTTTACCATGGGCTCCTGGGATATGCCATACCACAGAAACGAATCATTGAACACTTTAGGTGATAGTGATGAGTTGAT
Above is a window of Theileria parva strain Muguga chromosome 2, complete sequence, whole genome shotgun sequence DNA encoding:
- a CDS encoding putative integral membrane protein, coding for MRGTSEYSRYETHLAFFMAGLSCMIINSVVDLESYVFLRFLGTTSYDSQTISFFLRRFNLVIGIVVCAVSIKYGSSVVCSDWHWLLFILYFLVSIYIYMLSNNFILVGKFALIPVFCISLVSNGLMIATIKYIFEGSYNKYDDNNTLSLLIFLCGSFTSGLLVKLILQLSGDLKISEDENYPGLKLFNRLFVVFAVITLITSFLISRLPYSPEDEISAAKFTNRSIRNVLYSKSRWVFIMGSLSWSFSPILNNLTLSVINDLNSLEALNLEHIQFLTSLIFTFASYILILVKIINLHKKSGLPYTFYDLICKILKITHESNPDVVLDKGMAEDLMSNNAINIRLFRGMQPWCYLQHGFWIPWEVYDCVDSARLMNVTSVKMKISRIRGGTDFSNVDDDCLDHKTLQDEYLEIVDAKHLLMWEITCVINQCNEVLCLIPDIFHCCEATPGTNCGCGPATSGSSTCPCSATSTQPSSKKSNCCLNCLKNCCSKENQKKCGCFSPCLDKCFTDEECKFIENCDACDMSKYHHYRTFVYGILVTCSHEAKQLLQEISTSPDLEDNLIVSRTNEVSLSILEKYVIELLSILVYVRIADEFLLIFELMRKIAVDLTKAVICFLCKCKCPEPCEVEEKKEGKDKKECKCVCTLYYKFIKCVCKLHQRQNEVCKIILGKSKESLAAELPTLSMTRAVGLFASYFGPFMCSPFLCEQSTCKCNGKTEQKSEDCKCCRYSTRINDLLDMMLKGLQYLSEYDGVLSIIIFHLAYFREFKLEEVGSNTTTTTECTCCCKKTDKNPCTCTTPTPPNGCKCCICCLCCPSDSGGCSCPAVGTSGKKCCICCICCEACQAKNGKCDCCDATKQNGQCCVCCDKCAQECTSKCACCTKECSGNCCMCCLICKKKENDRVDLLKLCENSKKNLELITCTRRCMVVQSLMDYMNKSNLFRDTMKNLNSTSIGLTLISLYFISSLLLYSFCVVGNHISYVRNVPNIRKLKYTIPFFSIITVLTIIHSFVYLSDFGRDSSLIINLMILISMIISTLCSWITQWLTYRILLYNQFEGFYTKFRLIYTGVLTIYQPSFSWWSEGFISFIKTDFYTMYILITLKNFFEYYDPFSFGFTSKLNVNYTMLQSHEYMNIQPSAGHLITTEEFVKKVESVLLDKSKFGSQYHLKDLLNYRAFQHIPKDSFGFLTDLNDFEKVEYSVDMLYESWCRGTRMTHEVDRLQTLREQALKIVETFVQEEVKRSNYDRESIRKLKQFFDFQTLVLSTLAERCLNDSVNIGHKLSCIDSSILITVYELEYRKKWETYFSKIQSTIDEVIEDIDQQVYVPYEKKKLTNLCDAWKIEKMAHCMDNYGSLICKAAVDTAKDEFELFLLDSNNHDPVQSLIDLISSSEQSDSVSNEIKLSRYLSRVSKTGDISELNKIKSEISNLILSNASSNKYLGSLLEGYISVCKSIYNESNIYSYVNRNNEIIIGEWIRWQGQHITYEVIQLLSKFYTIQSLR